The Verrucomicrobiota bacterium DNA window AGCAAATCGCGTCTGCCAGATCGCGCACTTCGCGAAGACTTTCCGGATGAACCACAATCTTTGCGTCCGGATACTTCTCGCGCATTCGCAGGACAGCATCGCGACGAAACTCGACGTGCGCGTAACAATTGCCGCGCCACAGCGTCATGGGGCGACCGGTCTGTTCCATCACCCATGCGCCCAGGTTTTCGTCGGGCACAAAGAGCAGGTCTTTGTCCTTGGGCGACGCCTCGACGATTTTGACGGCGTTGCCGCTGGTGCAGATCACGTCGCTGAGCGCCTTCACGTCCGCGCTGCAATTGATGTAGGCGATGGTGTAGAAGTTTGGATTGGTCTTTTGAAATTCGCGCAGCTTGTCGGCGGGGCAGCTTTCTTCCAGCGAGCATCCGGCGTCCTTGTCCGGCAGCACGACGATTTTGTTGGGGTTCAAAATCTTCGCCGTCTCGGCCATGAAATGCACGCCGCAGAACACGATGACATCGGCGCTGGTCTTGGCTGCCTGTTGGGAGAGACCGAGCGAATCGCCCACGTAATCCGCCACTTCTTGAATCTCCGGCACCTGGTAATTATGCGCGAGGATGACTGCATTGAGCTGCTTCTTGAGCGTGAAGATCTCGCGCGCCAGCGGATCGAATTGCCCCTTCGGCATCGGCTTGCGCACTTCGAGTCCGCTTAAACCACGCGGTTGAATGTCAGTTGCGTCAATCACAAGGAGAAGTTACAGCCGTGAATTCAGACCGTCAACGTGCGCGTTGGAGTTCAAGCTTGAGCATGTTTCCTTGGCACGCGTTGGATTGAAGCTCAGAACAAGCTAAATCTTGAACACCAACTCAGCGCGCACCTGCCTCTACCTCACTCGCGATGCCGCGCCAGAAAGCCCGGTTCTTTACCGGCCAGATCGGCGCGGCGTTGTTTGGCCAGCAGCGCGCCGTACACCCGCACATCTCTGACAAGCATGGCCAGACGCTTTTTCAATGCGGTGCTGACTGGTTTGCCACCTTTGACATCCTCGCCTTCCACGAAGGAAACACCGTAGGGCAATGACCAGGCATAACACTGCCGCGCCACGGTGCGAAGTTGATCGGTGACAGTGAGACCTTTTTCGTGCGAAGCGACAATGGTGGCGAAGAGTTTGCCGGCGAATTCATGCCAGAAATGGTCGAGGAAATTCTTCATCGCGCTGCTGATGCTCCCGTGGTAATCGGGCGTCCCCAGCAGAATGACATCCGCACGTTCCACGCGCGCCTGCAACGCTGCGTAGTGCGGCGTGTCATGAGCCGTGTCAGGATTGTAAAGAGCGAGCGGTTCTTTTTCCAGATCGAGCACGTCCACCGAACAACCGTCCTCCTGAAGTTGTTTGGCGACATGAAGGATGACTGTTCGTGTCACCGAGTCGCGATGCAGACTGCCGATGACGGCAAGAATTTTCAGAGCGGCATTGGCCATGGAAGGAGTGTAACAATCGCCAATGACGAATGTCGAATGTCGAATCAGAGCGTCAAGAGCTGCTGAGCCAAAAGATCATTCCGCGAGGCCGCTGGCTTGAAGCACGCGCACCAGTCCATACGCGATGGCGCCGCTGACGGGAATCGTCCAGACCCACGCCCAGACCATGCGTTCGACGACCGTCCACTTGATGGCATTGAAACGCTTGGCGGCGCCAACGCCCATGATGGCGGCGGAAATATTATGTGTGGTGGATACCGGGATGCCGAGGTGCGTCGCGAGGAAAATGACAGTGGCAGAACTGGCTTCGGCGGCAAAGCCATTGATCGGTTGCAGTTTCACCATCTTGTGGCCGAGCGTCCGAATGATGCGCCAGCCGCCGACCGCGGTTCCCGCCGCCATCACGAGCGCACAGGTGACTTTGATCCAGAGCGCGATATCCATGTCTTTGCCCGGAGGCGGTTCGGGGGTGTGCAGAAATGACAACCATCCCGGCAGGTTTTCGAGGTGTCCAGCCTTGGTGCCGGCGAGCAACACCAGCGCGATGATGCCCATCGTTTTTTGGGCGTCGTTGGTGCCGTGCATGAAGCCCATGGCGCCGGCGCTGAAGATTTGGGCCTTGCCAAAAAACCGATTGACCGAGAGCGGCCGCATTTTGTGCAAGGCCAGATAGAGGAGCGCCATGATGCTGAAGCCCAGGATCAGCCCGGCCATCGGCGAGGTGACCATCGGCGCGATTACTTTCCACAAGAGTCCCTTGCCCAGATACCAGTGTTCACTGTTTGGCTGTGACCAGATGATCACACTCCAATTATTGTGAGATGCCGCCAGCGCCGCGCCGCACAAACCGCCGATCAGCGCATGGCTCGAACTCGAAGGCAACCCAAACCACCAGGTCAGCAGATTCCAGACAATCGCTCCAAGCAGCGCGCAAATGATGATGCCGGAAGTGATCGTCACCATTTTGGAGTCCACCAAGCCGGAGGATATTGTTTTGGCGACGGCGGTGCCCCACATCGCGCCGACCAGATTGGTGACCGCGGCCAACACGACGGCCTGGCGCGGGGTCAACACCTTGGTGGAAACGACGGTGGCGATGGAATTGGCGGTGTCGTGAAAGCCATTGATGTATTCGAAGACCAAGGCCACCAGGATCACGGTCACGATGAGCGTCATGGCGCGTTACGAATTCTTCAACACGATGTGGGAAATGACATTGCCCGCGTCACGGCAACGGTCGATGACTTTTTCCAGCAGTTCGTAGAGGTCTTTGAGCACGATGACCTTCACCGGATCATGCTGGCCGTTGAAGAGGGCACGCAACAACTCCATGATGGCCTTGTCCGCTTCGCCTTCCAGATGTTGCAGCTTGTCATTGAGCGATTTTATTTTTTCGAGATTGGCGCCCTTGCGCAGGTCTTTCACCATCGCGAGCACCGTGACGGTTGCTTCTTCAAGCAGGTTGATCTGCTTGGAAAAATCCACGCCGCGCACCAGTTGCGGCGAGAGCAGCATTCGTTCCCCAAACTTTTCCACCGTCTTTGGAATTTTATAGAGCGCGTTGGAAAGCGCCTCGATGTCTTCGCGTTCCAGGGCGGTGACGAAGGTCGTGTACACAGCCTCGCTGATCTGCCCGGTGATCTGTTTGTCCTTGCGCCGCGACTGCACGAATTCATCCAGCGAGGCGGTGTGTTCGGGGCTTTTGCATAACTTGATCAACGCCTGGACAGCGTTTTGCGCTTCCTGGGCGCTGGCCTCCAAAAGGTTGAAAAACTTGTCTTCCTTTCCAAGAAGTCTTTGCAATGAGAACATAATGTCGCCAGTTGTCACACAACCCGAAAAAAAGCGCACGAAAAATTTCTGACGGGTTTCCGGGAGCGATGTGCTGATTAACCGCCCACTCCTTCCGGAATTTCGTCAACCCCTCAACCCGGCATGCGCCAGAATAAATTGCTTGGTCGGCCAACTCACCGCCGATATATTTTCGCCCATGAATCATGTGGGCATAGGGTACGACGTTCATCCGCTGGTTGCCGGACGCAAATTGATTTTGGGCGGCGTCGAGATCCCTCACCCCAAAGGTCTGGAGGGGCATTCGGACGCCGATGTGTTGATGCACGCGGTGTGCGATGCGATCCTCGGCGCGCTGGGCGAACTGGACATCGGGCACTTCTTCCCCAACACCGACCCGCGCTGGCGGGGCGCATCAAGCAAAGTCTTTTTGCAGGAGGCCGCGCGACAAGTGACGTTGCGCAAGGGGAAGATCGTCAATGTTGACGCCACGATTATTGCTCAACAGCCCAAGGTGTATCATCACATCCAGGAAATGAAGGTGAACATCTCCGCCGCACTGGGGATCGACGCCAGCGCAGTGGGCATCAAAGCCACCACCAACGAGCACCTGGGTTTCATCGGTCGCGAGGAAGGAATCGCCGCGATGGCCGTGGCCAGCGTGGATTTACCGTAAACCAAGATGGCAAAGGCGGAAATCAGTTGGAAGCGGCGGGCCGAAACGGGCGAGCGGTTGGAGGTTTATGCGCACCATGTGGGAAATCGTTGGATTTTTTACGCGCGTGAGCGACGTTTGGGCCAATGGCAGATTGTGGCCAACCCGCCGCTGGAGGACTGGCTGGAATTGCTGGATGCCATCCGGCGTCGCATCAATCGCCGGTTGTTGCGACCGGAAGAAGAAGCGCGCGTAAAGAAAACCATCATAGAACGCTTTCCCGAAGCAAAAGTATGAAATCCTCTCCGCTGATTCTGATTTCACCCAGCACGGAATCCAAGGGCGCGGAATTCGGAGACACCTCGATCAGCCTGTCCGAAACATATTTGCACGCCATCATGGCGGCGGATGCCGTTCCGGTGGTGCTGCCTTGCACGACCTCGCGCACCGTCATCGCTGAATGTGTGAGGCGTTGCGACGGCGTCATGCTCACGGGCGGCGATGACCTCAGCCCGCAACTTTACACGAGCCGTTTGACCCCGGCGTTGCGCAAGACCACGTTGCCAAACGATCCGGAGCGCGACTTGCGGGAGTTGTTGTTGATTGACGAAGTGTTTCGCCAGCGCAAACCGCTGCTGGCGATTTGCCGGGGCCACCAGATGTTGAACGTGGCGCTGGGGGGGACACTCGTGGTGGACATCCGGCGGCAACTGCCCGACGCCATCAATCATCGCCGCATGGACAAACGAAATGAAGTAGTGCACGAAGCGCGATTGACAGATGATTCGTTGCTGGCCAAGATAACCGGCAGACGGACGTTGGGCGTCAATAGCACGCATCATCAGGCGGTTGCGCGGGTGGCCAGACCGCTGCGAGTGACGGCCAGCAGTGCCGATGGTGTGGTCGAGGGAATGGAACTGAAGCCGGAAGCGGCGGGCTTGTTGCCGTTCCTGATGGCCGTGCAATTTCATCCGGAACGCCTGGTGACGCGCCATCCGGAACATCAGACCATATTTTCCAGTTTCACCCTGGCCTGTGATTTGAATCGGAAAAAAAGCTTATGAAGGCGAAAATACTCGTGGTGGATGACGCGGCGGAAATCCGCGAACTCCTGGTTTTCATCCTGGAAGGCGCCAACTACCAGGTCTCCCTGGCCGAAGACGGCGCCGCCGTGATGAAGGCGTTCACGCAGCCCCAACCGGACATTGTCATCCTGGACCTGAATCTGCCGGATGCCAATGGATTGGATTTGCTTCCGCAAATCAAAAAGGAATGGCCGGAGACGCAGGTCATCGTTTTGACGGGCAATGCGACTTATGATGCGGCGGTCGAGGCAACCAAACGCGGCGCGTTTCATTTTCTGAACAAACCGTTCGACCGGGAGACGTTGTTGGTCACTGCCCAGCGCGCCCTCGAGCATAAACAACTGAACGAAGAAGCCGGCGCTTTGCGCAAAGCGCTTTCCGCCATGAGCGGCGGCGGGGCGCCCATTTTCCAGAGTCCGGCCATGAAGACGGTGGTGCGCACGGTGGAACGAGTGGCCACGGCGGACGTTTCTGTTTTGATCACCGGCGAAAGCGGCACCGGCAAGGAAATCATTTCCGACCTGATTCATTACATGAGTTCGCGCTCCAAGGGGCCATTGATCAAAATAAACTGCGCGGCGCTGCCCCGGGAACTCATCGAAAGCGAATTATTCGGTTCGGTCAAAGGCGCATTCACCGGCGCTCACACGGACCGCGACGGATTGTTCCGGCTGGCGGAAAACGGCACCTTGCTGCTGGATGAACTCTCGGAAATGCCGGTGGACACCCAAAGCAAATTGTTGCGTGTCTTGCAGGACCAGGAGGTCCGGCCGGTCGGCGGTAAAACCAGTTACAAAACCAACTGCCGCATCATCGCAGCCACGAACCGCAAGGTGGAAGACGCCATCAAGGAGGGCAAGTTGCGCGAGGATTTGTATTACCGCATCAGCGCCATCTCCGTGCATCTGCCGCCCCTGCGCGAGCGGGTCGAAGACATCATGCCCCTGGCCAATTCATTTTTGAAACGCTTCGCCGCGCAAGCCAATCGGAACCTCAGCGGGTTTACCCCGGCGGCGGTGGACCGGTTGCGCGCCTTCGACTGGCCGGGCAACGTGCGCCAGTTACAGAATGAAGTGCAGCGCGCCGTGTTGCTGTGCGAGGGCAACACCGTCGATGCGCCCGATTTGTCCATCACCACGGCAAAGAGCGGCGCGGGCGTGACCGCCGGGATGGTGGGCGCGACCGATACCGCTGCAATCAGCGACACGAGCTTCACGTTGCTGGAAGGTGTCGAGCGCAACGCCATCGTCCAGATGCTCAAGGAGACCGGCGGCAACAAACTCGAAACCGCCAAACGCCTCGGCATCGGCCGCCAGACCCTCTACAACAAGATCAAGGCCTACGGGATCGACGTGTAGCAGGTAGCCGTGGACGTCCGTCCGCGCCAATCTCTCCGCGAACGGTTCACCCGAAGTTAGCCCGTCCATTCCTCGCGACAATTTGCGCCGACTCACGTCAGCGGCTACTTCGGCGTAGCCGCGAACGTCAGTTCGCGCTAATCTCGTCCCACGCACGCCAGTCCGTTGCCACCGAATTCCCACGCCCCCAAACCTCGTTCCTCGTTCTCGCATTATCTGCCGCGCTTGAAACGCGAGTTCTATCAAGCCGATGCCGTTGTGTTCTGGACCATGCCTGTTTCCCAGCGTGCGCAGGGCTGGCTGACCGACCGTTTTCATGACATTTTCCGCGAGATGCTGCTGCACGCGGCGGCACGCGAAGGTCTGCTTTGCCCGGCCTACTGCCTCATGCCCGACCACGTCCATCTTGTCTGGATGGGCCTGCGTCGTGGGACCGACCAGCGCAATGGGATGAAATCTCTCCGCGCGCAACTCGGTCCGTTCCTCAAACCGGCGAAGTTCCAGCATCAGCCGCACGACCATGTGCTCACCCCGGAGGAGCGGCAACGTCACGCCTTTGGAGTCGCCTGCGCGGATTACGTCTTGCTCAATCCACTGAAAGCCGGGCTGGTGAAATCGTCAACGGACTGGCCGTATCTCGGCGCGCTGATTCCGGGCTATCCGCGACTGAACCCGTTCGATGCCGGGTATTGGACATGGTTTTGGAAACACCACTTCGCCGTGCGCGAACCGGGCATCCAGCAGCGCGTTCTGCCGCCGCGTGAGATGGAATGACGACCGTAGCCGTGGACGTCAGTCCGCGCTGATCTCTTCGCGAACAGACCTTGCGAATCGGGTAAACTTTCGTGATCGGGAAGTTTGCGCCGACTCACGTCGAGCGGCTACCCAATCGTCGTAGCCGTGGACGTCAGTCCGCGCTGATGTCCTGAAAGAAGAACGGCGCCGACTGACGTCGGCGGCTACGGGGAGTTTTTCAAATATCTCTCAATCCCGTCCCGAAAAAGAATCGGTTTAAGACCAAATAACTCATTCGCCGGTTGCGGATTTCCTATGTTGTCCTCCTGCAACATGACAAGCTGATCACGATTGAACGGCG harbors:
- the nadA gene encoding quinolinate synthase NadA, translating into MPKGQFDPLAREIFTLKKQLNAVILAHNYQVPEIQEVADYVGDSLGLSQQAAKTSADVIVFCGVHFMAETAKILNPNKIVVLPDKDAGCSLEESCPADKLREFQKTNPNFYTIAYINCSADVKALSDVICTSGNAVKIVEASPKDKDLLFVPDENLGAWVMEQTGRPMTLWRGNCYAHVEFRRDAVLRMREKYPDAKIVVHPESLREVRDLADAICSTEKMVNYVKTNPAKRFVVVTESGIIHRMKKEAPDKELFCAPVFDVMKMPTDNCRCSECKYMKMNTLQKVRDCMARLQPRIELPEEVLKRARLPIERMLDISAKP
- a CDS encoding DUF47 family protein, which translates into the protein MFSLQRLLGKEDKFFNLLEASAQEAQNAVQALIKLCKSPEHTASLDEFVQSRRKDKQITGQISEAVYTTFVTALEREDIEALSNALYKIPKTVEKFGERMLLSPQLVRGVDFSKQINLLEEATVTVLAMVKDLRKGANLEKIKSLNDKLQHLEGEADKAIMELLRALFNGQHDPVKVIVLKDLYELLEKVIDRCRDAGNVISHIVLKNS
- a CDS encoding sigma-54-dependent Fis family transcriptional regulator, giving the protein MKAKILVVDDAAEIRELLVFILEGANYQVSLAEDGAAVMKAFTQPQPDIVILDLNLPDANGLDLLPQIKKEWPETQVIVLTGNATYDAAVEATKRGAFHFLNKPFDRETLLVTAQRALEHKQLNEEAGALRKALSAMSGGGAPIFQSPAMKTVVRTVERVATADVSVLITGESGTGKEIISDLIHYMSSRSKGPLIKINCAALPRELIESELFGSVKGAFTGAHTDRDGLFRLAENGTLLLDELSEMPVDTQSKLLRVLQDQEVRPVGGKTSYKTNCRIIAATNRKVEDAIKEGKLREDLYYRISAISVHLPPLRERVEDIMPLANSFLKRFAAQANRNLSGFTPAAVDRLRAFDWPGNVRQLQNEVQRAVLLCEGNTVDAPDLSITTAKSGAGVTAGMVGATDTAAISDTSFTLLEGVERNAIVQMLKETGGNKLETAKRLGIGRQTLYNKIKAYGIDV
- a CDS encoding 2-C-methyl-D-erythritol 2,4-cyclodiphosphate synthase, whose product is MNHVGIGYDVHPLVAGRKLILGGVEIPHPKGLEGHSDADVLMHAVCDAILGALGELDIGHFFPNTDPRWRGASSKVFLQEAARQVTLRKGKIVNVDATIIAQQPKVYHHIQEMKVNISAALGIDASAVGIKATTNEHLGFIGREEGIAAMAVASVDLP
- a CDS encoding NAD(P)H-dependent oxidoreductase yields the protein MANAALKILAVIGSLHRDSVTRTVILHVAKQLQEDGCSVDVLDLEKEPLALYNPDTAHDTPHYAALQARVERADVILLGTPDYHGSISSAMKNFLDHFWHEFAGKLFATIVASHEKGLTVTDQLRTVARQCYAWSLPYGVSFVEGEDVKGGKPVSTALKKRLAMLVRDVRVYGALLAKQRRADLAGKEPGFLARHRE
- a CDS encoding gamma-glutamyl-gamma-aminobutyrate hydrolase family protein; translation: MKSSPLILISPSTESKGAEFGDTSISLSETYLHAIMAADAVPVVLPCTTSRTVIAECVRRCDGVMLTGGDDLSPQLYTSRLTPALRKTTLPNDPERDLRELLLIDEVFRQRKPLLAICRGHQMLNVALGGTLVVDIRRQLPDAINHRRMDKRNEVVHEARLTDDSLLAKITGRRTLGVNSTHHQAVARVARPLRVTASSADGVVEGMELKPEAAGLLPFLMAVQFHPERLVTRHPEHQTIFSSFTLACDLNRKKSL
- a CDS encoding inorganic phosphate transporter; amino-acid sequence: MTLIVTVILVALVFEYINGFHDTANSIATVVSTKVLTPRQAVVLAAVTNLVGAMWGTAVAKTISSGLVDSKMVTITSGIIICALLGAIVWNLLTWWFGLPSSSSHALIGGLCGAALAASHNNWSVIIWSQPNSEHWYLGKGLLWKVIAPMVTSPMAGLILGFSIMALLYLALHKMRPLSVNRFFGKAQIFSAGAMGFMHGTNDAQKTMGIIALVLLAGTKAGHLENLPGWLSFLHTPEPPPGKDMDIALWIKVTCALVMAAGTAVGGWRIIRTLGHKMVKLQPINGFAAEASSATVIFLATHLGIPVSTTHNISAAIMGVGAAKRFNAIKWTVVERMVWAWVWTIPVSGAIAYGLVRVLQASGLAE